One segment of Yersinia kristensenii DNA contains the following:
- the dppF gene encoding dipeptide ABC transporter ATP-binding subunit DppF: protein MKNESPATKPLLQAIDLKKYYPVKKGLFAPERLVKALDGVSFTLERGKTLAVVGESGCGKSTLGRLLTMIEIPTGGELYYQGQDLLKPDESAEKLRRQKIQIVFQNPYGSLNPRKKVGQILEEPLQINTKLSSKERREKTLAMMAKVGLKTEHYDRYPHMFSGGQRQRIAIARGLMLNPDVVIADEPVSALDVSVRAQVLNLMMDLQQELGLSYVFISHDLSVVEHIADEVMVMYLGRCVEKGSKAAIFNNPRHPYTQALLSATPRLNPDMRRERIKLTGELPSPMSPPPGCAFNARCRRAFGPCTQLQPQLKQYGDQMIACFAVDQDEAEKVS from the coding sequence ATGAAAAATGAATCACCGGCAACCAAACCACTGTTGCAAGCCATTGATTTAAAAAAATACTATCCGGTCAAAAAAGGGTTATTTGCCCCGGAGCGGTTGGTTAAAGCGCTGGACGGTGTTTCGTTCACTTTGGAGCGCGGCAAAACGCTGGCGGTGGTGGGGGAGTCCGGTTGTGGTAAATCCACCTTGGGCCGCTTACTGACGATGATAGAAATCCCCACGGGTGGTGAGCTTTACTACCAAGGTCAGGATTTGCTTAAGCCCGATGAAAGCGCGGAAAAACTGCGCCGCCAGAAGATCCAGATTGTGTTCCAGAACCCCTATGGTTCCCTGAACCCGCGTAAGAAAGTGGGGCAGATTCTGGAAGAGCCGCTGCAAATCAATACCAAACTTAGCAGCAAAGAGCGCCGCGAAAAAACCTTGGCGATGATGGCCAAAGTTGGGCTAAAAACTGAGCATTATGACCGCTATCCGCATATGTTCTCCGGTGGTCAGCGCCAGCGTATCGCCATTGCGCGTGGGTTAATGTTGAACCCTGATGTGGTGATTGCCGATGAGCCAGTATCTGCGCTGGATGTGTCAGTGCGGGCACAGGTATTGAACCTGATGATGGATTTACAGCAGGAACTGGGGCTGTCGTATGTCTTTATCTCTCACGATTTGTCAGTGGTTGAACATATTGCCGATGAAGTGATGGTGATGTACTTGGGGCGTTGTGTTGAAAAAGGCAGTAAAGCGGCTATTTTCAATAACCCGCGCCATCCTTATACGCAGGCATTGTTATCCGCCACACCACGGCTGAATCCGGATATGCGCCGTGAGCGTATTAAGTTGACTGGTGAGTTGCCTAGCCCAATGAGTCCACCGCCAGGTTGCGCGTTCAATGCGCGTTGCCGCCGGGCGTTTGGCCCATGTACACAGTTGCAACCACAACTGAAGCAGTACGGCGACCAAATGATAGCCTGCTTTGCCGTTGATCAGGATGAAGCGGAAAAAGTGAGTTAA
- the dppD gene encoding dipeptide ABC transporter ATP-binding protein, with protein MALLNVDKLSVHFGDQGAPFKAVDRISYSIEQGQVIGIVGESGSGKSVSSLAIMGLIDYPGKVMADKLEFNGRDLTKISEKERRQLVGAEVAMIFQDPMTSLNPCYTVGFQIMEALKVHQGGNRKTRHQRAVDLLTLVGIPDPASRLDVYPHQLSGGMSQRVMIAMAIACKPKLLIADEPTTALDVTIQAQIIELLLELQQRENMALLLITHDLALVAEAAHHIIVMYAGQVVETGKSAEIFRAPRHPYTQALLRALPEFAQDKARLASLPGVVPGKYDRPEGCLLNPRCPYANDRCRREEPELLGPAGRQVKCHTPLDDAGRPTL; from the coding sequence ATGGCACTTTTAAATGTAGACAAATTGTCGGTGCACTTTGGTGACCAAGGCGCGCCGTTCAAAGCAGTAGACCGCATCAGTTACAGTATTGAGCAAGGTCAGGTGATCGGGATTGTGGGTGAATCCGGCTCCGGTAAATCAGTCAGCTCATTAGCAATCATGGGGCTGATTGATTATCCCGGCAAAGTGATGGCCGATAAGCTGGAATTTAATGGCCGTGACCTGACCAAGATTTCTGAAAAAGAGCGGCGTCAATTAGTGGGCGCGGAAGTCGCGATGATCTTCCAAGACCCGATGACCAGCCTTAACCCGTGCTATACCGTCGGTTTTCAGATAATGGAAGCACTGAAGGTACATCAGGGCGGCAATCGTAAAACGCGTCACCAGCGGGCGGTGGATTTGCTGACATTGGTCGGTATTCCCGATCCGGCTTCACGTTTGGATGTGTATCCGCACCAACTTTCGGGTGGGATGAGCCAGCGGGTAATGATTGCGATGGCCATTGCCTGTAAGCCAAAATTGCTGATTGCTGATGAACCGACTACCGCGCTGGATGTGACTATTCAGGCGCAAATTATTGAATTGCTGCTGGAATTACAGCAGCGCGAAAATATGGCCCTGTTGCTGATTACCCATGATCTGGCATTGGTTGCTGAGGCGGCTCATCATATTATTGTGATGTATGCCGGTCAGGTAGTGGAAACCGGTAAATCGGCGGAAATCTTCCGTGCTCCTCGCCATCCTTATACCCAAGCACTGTTGCGGGCATTACCGGAATTTGCGCAGGATAAAGCGCGGTTGGCATCCTTGCCGGGTGTGGTTCCGGGGAAATATGACCGCCCGGAAGGCTGCTTGCTTAACCCGCGTTGCCCGTATGCGAATGATCGCTGCCGCCGTGAAGAACCTGAACTGCTGGGGCCAGCGGGGCGTCAGGTTAAATGCCATACACCGCTCGATGATGCGGGGAGGCCGACCCTATGA
- the bcsE gene encoding cellulose biosynthesis protein BcsE has protein sequence MSRSFSLGVREIWDELAVMQAPGFYWINIERQIDANLFCQQLIRNQPEDTRAALIFSGQKPENLLTNIGHSGPKKLPLFTLPAQKNALKFLTHDLMRSLRPQQRLFILFAPASLWQTFTSEEMQQWLQQIQQWLEAQNCTLLVICHSSGINKVKNQLVSQHRYLQGLANLQWQQDNAQYMVAWWSTAKGVTANQLVLLEADEQGWSMADEVQQALPQSRNDEHLYLAQTHILEGAPPLSTHWQLLESNAALAQRAMTAHAATLIFALNQSEQIDEMAHQIHNIRRQRGNNVKIVVREMHASLRYSDERLLLACGANLIVPQVAPLSRFLTMLEGIQGQRFSRHVPEDINALLEALRPLQLKGYLPPAEFCHSVLQLMNNTLLPENGKGVLVALRAVPGLQARQALTLCHLRRYGDVVTVSDNRVILFLSTCRINDLDTALSHIFRLPVAEAFSNRLVWYQDQEIISEINRMMNTPEAWQTAGDKKTYQQTVDVPEQVVNTRRTPVPLTLNTVRRTSHESQ, from the coding sequence ATGTCACGATCTTTCTCATTAGGTGTTCGCGAAATCTGGGATGAATTAGCCGTAATGCAGGCTCCCGGATTCTATTGGATCAATATTGAACGTCAAATAGATGCTAACTTATTCTGCCAGCAACTTATTCGTAACCAACCCGAAGATACCCGGGCTGCATTGATTTTTTCAGGACAAAAACCTGAAAACCTCCTGACCAATATCGGCCATTCTGGCCCCAAGAAATTGCCGCTATTTACATTACCTGCTCAAAAAAATGCCTTAAAATTTTTAACCCATGACTTAATGCGTTCATTGCGCCCACAACAGCGGCTTTTCATTCTGTTTGCTCCCGCTAGCCTGTGGCAAACCTTTACCAGTGAAGAGATGCAGCAGTGGCTACAGCAGATTCAGCAATGGCTGGAAGCCCAGAACTGCACATTATTGGTGATTTGTCATAGCTCCGGCATTAATAAAGTTAAAAATCAGTTAGTCAGTCAGCACCGTTATTTACAAGGCCTGGCTAATCTGCAATGGCAGCAGGATAATGCACAATATATGGTTGCCTGGTGGAGTACAGCAAAAGGGGTGACCGCCAATCAATTAGTGTTGCTCGAAGCCGATGAACAAGGCTGGAGTATGGCGGATGAAGTCCAGCAAGCCCTGCCCCAATCACGCAATGATGAGCATCTGTATTTAGCACAAACCCACATTCTGGAAGGCGCTCCACCTCTTTCCACCCACTGGCAATTGCTGGAGTCCAATGCGGCTTTAGCTCAGCGGGCAATGACGGCACATGCCGCAACACTGATTTTTGCGCTGAATCAAAGTGAGCAAATTGATGAAATGGCGCATCAAATCCATAATATACGCCGTCAACGCGGTAATAACGTAAAAATCGTGGTGCGCGAAATGCACGCCAGCCTGCGCTACAGCGACGAGCGTTTGTTACTGGCCTGCGGTGCCAATCTGATCGTCCCACAGGTTGCCCCATTATCGCGATTTCTGACGATGCTGGAAGGGATTCAAGGGCAGCGCTTCTCGCGCCATGTTCCCGAAGATATCAATGCGTTACTGGAAGCATTGCGCCCACTTCAGCTCAAAGGCTATTTGCCACCAGCCGAGTTCTGCCACTCTGTTTTGCAGCTGATGAACAACACTTTACTGCCGGAAAATGGTAAAGGTGTATTGGTTGCGCTACGGGCCGTGCCGGGGTTACAGGCGCGTCAAGCGCTGACACTGTGCCATTTGCGCCGCTATGGCGACGTGGTGACGGTGTCTGATAATCGGGTGATATTGTTCCTTTCCACTTGCCGAATCAATGACTTAGATACAGCACTCAGTCATATTTTCCGCTTGCCAGTGGCTGAAGCATTCAGTAACCGGCTGGTGTGGTATCAGGATCAGGAAATTATTTCGGAGATTAACCGGATGATGAATACTCCCGAGGCATGGCAAACTGCTGGTGATAAAAAGACTTATCAACAAACAGTTGATGTGCCAGAGCAGGTGGTGAACACCCGGCGCACACCCGTGCCACTGACACTGAACACCGTCAGGAGAACATCCCATGAATCTCAATGA
- the dppC gene encoding dipeptide ABC transporter permease DppC produces the protein MSQLTESTVKSAPKPMTPLQEFWHYFKRNKGAVIGLFYIIIMLVIAAGATWLAPHGPAEQFRDALLKPPVWEEGGSWKFILGTDDVGRDVLSRLMYGARLSLLVGCLVVVLSLVMGVVFGLLAGYFGGIVDAIIMRVVDIMLALPSLLLALVLVAVFGPSIVNASLALTFVALPHYVRLTRAAVLVEVNRDYVTASRVAGAGAMRQMFINILPNCLAPLIVQASLGFSNAILDMAALGFLGMGAQPPTPEWGTMLSDVLQFAQSAWWVVTFPGVAILLTVLAFNLMGDGLRDALDPKLKQ, from the coding sequence ATGTCTCAACTTACTGAGTCGACAGTAAAAAGTGCGCCGAAGCCGATGACTCCCTTGCAGGAGTTTTGGCACTATTTCAAGCGCAATAAAGGGGCTGTTATCGGCCTGTTTTACATCATTATTATGCTGGTAATTGCTGCGGGTGCCACCTGGCTAGCCCCACATGGGCCAGCAGAGCAATTTCGCGATGCATTGCTGAAACCACCAGTTTGGGAAGAGGGCGGTAGCTGGAAATTCATTCTCGGCACAGATGATGTGGGGCGCGATGTCTTGTCCCGCCTGATGTACGGTGCCCGACTTTCGCTGTTAGTGGGCTGCCTGGTGGTGGTGTTGTCACTGGTGATGGGCGTCGTTTTCGGCTTACTGGCCGGTTATTTTGGCGGCATAGTGGATGCCATCATCATGCGCGTTGTTGATATCATGCTGGCACTGCCAAGTTTGTTACTGGCATTGGTCTTGGTGGCGGTATTTGGGCCTTCGATTGTGAACGCTTCATTGGCGCTCACCTTTGTGGCCTTGCCGCACTATGTGCGTTTGACGCGAGCCGCCGTGCTAGTTGAGGTCAATCGCGACTATGTCACGGCCTCTCGAGTGGCCGGTGCCGGTGCGATGCGCCAGATGTTTATCAATATTTTGCCAAACTGCCTTGCGCCGTTGATCGTGCAGGCTTCTCTCGGCTTCTCTAACGCCATTCTGGATATGGCGGCTCTCGGCTTCCTCGGCATGGGTGCGCAACCGCCAACACCAGAGTGGGGCACCATGCTCTCTGATGTGTTGCAGTTTGCTCAAAGCGCCTGGTGGGTCGTGACCTTCCCCGGTGTGGCGATTCTGCTGACGGTTCTGGCGTTTAACCTGATGGGGGACGGCCTGCGTGATGCTCTCGACCCCAAACTCAAGCAGTAA
- the bcsR gene encoding cellulose biosynthesis protein BcsR, which yields MKTIINRFHEKTSLEAQDDLLALSQAFSLPRLSYIDIVRQERLIQMMARWPLLEELAQSTGSE from the coding sequence ATGAAGACTATAATAAATCGATTTCATGAAAAAACTTCACTTGAAGCTCAAGATGACCTGCTCGCATTAAGTCAGGCTTTCTCGTTACCCAGGTTAAGTTATATCGATATTGTCCGTCAGGAACGATTAATTCAAATGATGGCTCGTTGGCCATTATTGGAAGAATTGGCGCAATCCACAGGGAGCGAATAG
- the bcsF gene encoding cellulose biosynthesis protein BcsF yields MNLNDIWQILLLGAIIFFPLGYRARRWFPRWWEKKQHLFLSARYLKSEGIWLRDGSSSQTKKSP; encoded by the coding sequence ATGAATCTCAATGATATTTGGCAAATTCTATTGCTGGGCGCGATCATTTTTTTCCCGCTGGGTTATCGGGCTCGCCGCTGGTTTCCGAGATGGTGGGAGAAAAAACAACATTTGTTCTTATCCGCGCGCTATTTAAAATCAGAAGGAATCTGGTTGCGTGATGGCTCCTCTTCACAGACTAAGAAATCACCATGA
- the bcsQ gene encoding cellulose biosynthesis protein BcsQ yields MPVLALQGVRGGVGTTSVTAALAWALQQLDESVLVIDFSPDNLLRLHFNMSFEQSRGWAKAEIDGEGWQQGAMRYNEKLDFVPFGQLTQAENEQLSTFLQQNPRQWQENLSTLQDRAAYRWILLDIPVGDSVFTRQALALADQTLILIHADASCHIRLHQQNLPAGCHFLLNQFAASSRLQQDLHQLWLQSLDSLLPTFIHRDEALAEALAAKQPLGEYSAQSLAAEEVMTLANWCLINVTESSL; encoded by the coding sequence ATGCCGGTATTGGCGTTACAAGGCGTAAGGGGGGGCGTTGGTACCACCTCGGTCACTGCGGCTCTGGCATGGGCGTTACAGCAATTGGATGAATCGGTGTTGGTGATTGATTTTTCACCGGATAACTTACTGCGATTGCATTTCAATATGAGTTTTGAGCAATCCCGTGGTTGGGCTAAAGCTGAAATTGATGGTGAAGGCTGGCAGCAAGGGGCCATGCGCTACAACGAGAAGCTGGATTTCGTGCCATTTGGCCAATTAACTCAAGCTGAAAATGAGCAACTCAGCACATTTTTGCAGCAAAATCCGCGTCAGTGGCAGGAGAATCTGTCCACATTGCAAGACCGCGCAGCTTATCGTTGGATTTTACTGGATATCCCCGTTGGCGACAGTGTATTCACCCGTCAGGCATTGGCGTTGGCGGATCAAACCCTGATTCTGATTCATGCGGATGCCAGTTGCCATATTCGCCTGCATCAGCAAAATTTACCGGCTGGCTGTCATTTTTTGCTGAATCAGTTTGCTGCCAGTAGCCGCTTACAACAAGATTTGCATCAGCTCTGGCTGCAAAGTCTGGATAGCTTATTACCGACCTTTATTCACCGCGATGAAGCATTGGCCGAAGCATTGGCGGCCAAGCAGCCATTGGGCGAGTACAGCGCGCAAAGTCTGGCAGCGGAAGAGGTGATGACATTGGCGAATTGGTGCTTGATTAATGTGACGGAAAGTAGCCTATGA
- the bcsA gene encoding UDP-forming cellulose synthase catalytic subunit — protein sequence MNRLIRMLFQTPIYQAMRRRYHLYMQQGCTVLTAVLTTMALPLCWIFLRLESPSWQYVIQHRTYWFPQISPNRPRLGDGLRYLLQGLWLLLIRPQSDHDKQRQPAAVGKKWVKEKKQGYISWLGNVPQRVELQRIEKSVASRLSQLSRRARRILFIILGIFTSILALLCISQPFGMMAQFVFVLLLWAIAMVVRRVPGRLPTLMLIVLSLTVSCRYLWWRYTETLNWDDPVSLVCGLLLLLAETYAWVVLVLGYFQTIWPLNRQPVPMPEDINSWPTIDLMVPTYNEDLGVVKPTIYAALGIDWPKDKINIYILDDGNRPAFREFAAEVGVHYIARPTHEHAKAGNINNALKQATGEFVAIFDCDHVPTRSFLQLTVGWFFKDKKLGMIQTPHHFFSPDPFERNLGRFRQTPNEGTLFYGLVQDGNDMWDATFFCGSCAVLRRSALDEVGGIAVETVTEDAHTSLRLHRKGYTSAYIRIPQAAGLATESLSAHIGQRIRWARGMVQIFRLDNPLMGKGLKFVQRLCYANAMLHFLSGIPRLIFLTAPLAFLLLHAYIIFAPALAIALYVLPHMIHASLTNSRLQGKYRHSFWSEIYETVLAWYIARPTTVALLNPHKGTFNVTAKGGLVEEQHVDWVITRPYMALVLLNLAGLIAGLWRLGYGPATEIMTVVISLVWVIYNMTILGGAVAVAVEAKQVRQSHRVEIAMPAGVARADGHLFSCTLRDYSDGGVGIEMREAGLLKDGEAVHLLLKRGAQEYTFPCEVTRAFGTKVGMRMHQLTVAQHIDFIQCTFARADTWALWQDSFPEDKPIESLRDVLALGFRGYVRMASYAPPVIRNVLIGFTSLIAWVASFVPHGVDKNQAPSSQGQTMAQH from the coding sequence ATGAATCGCCTGATACGGATGTTATTTCAGACACCGATTTATCAGGCGATGCGGCGGCGCTATCATCTTTATATGCAGCAAGGCTGCACGGTGCTCACGGCGGTTCTCACCACGATGGCGCTGCCACTGTGCTGGATATTCCTGCGCCTGGAGTCCCCAAGCTGGCAGTATGTCATACAGCACCGGACTTACTGGTTCCCGCAGATTTCCCCCAATCGTCCGCGCTTGGGGGATGGTTTGCGCTATTTGCTGCAAGGGCTATGGCTGTTATTAATTCGCCCACAATCAGATCATGATAAACAACGGCAGCCAGCGGCGGTCGGTAAGAAGTGGGTAAAAGAGAAAAAACAAGGATATATCAGTTGGCTGGGGAATGTTCCACAACGTGTTGAACTCCAGCGAATAGAGAAATCAGTCGCCAGCCGATTAAGTCAGCTTTCAAGGCGTGCTCGCCGTATCTTGTTTATTATTCTGGGTATTTTTACCAGTATCTTGGCGCTACTGTGTATCTCACAACCTTTCGGCATGATGGCGCAATTCGTGTTTGTATTATTATTGTGGGCTATTGCCATGGTGGTGCGGCGGGTACCGGGGCGCTTACCTACCCTGATGCTGATTGTGCTGTCGTTAACGGTTTCCTGCCGCTATCTGTGGTGGCGTTATACTGAAACACTTAACTGGGATGACCCGGTGAGCCTGGTGTGTGGCTTATTATTACTGTTAGCCGAAACCTATGCTTGGGTGGTGTTGGTGTTGGGCTATTTCCAGACTATTTGGCCGCTAAACCGCCAACCGGTACCCATGCCGGAAGATATCAATAGCTGGCCAACCATTGATTTGATGGTGCCGACTTATAATGAAGATCTCGGTGTGGTCAAACCGACCATTTATGCGGCGTTGGGTATTGATTGGCCGAAAGACAAAATCAACATCTACATTCTGGATGATGGTAACCGGCCCGCTTTTCGCGAGTTTGCCGCCGAAGTCGGGGTGCATTATATTGCCCGCCCCACTCATGAACATGCCAAAGCCGGTAATATCAATAATGCGCTGAAGCAGGCCACTGGTGAGTTTGTCGCTATCTTTGACTGCGACCATGTGCCGACCCGCTCTTTCCTGCAATTGACCGTCGGCTGGTTCTTTAAAGATAAAAAGCTCGGCATGATTCAAACGCCGCATCACTTTTTCTCTCCCGACCCCTTCGAGCGAAATCTGGGGCGTTTTCGTCAAACACCGAATGAAGGCACCTTATTCTATGGCCTGGTTCAAGACGGTAATGATATGTGGGATGCGACTTTCTTCTGTGGCTCCTGCGCCGTTTTGCGTCGCAGCGCGTTAGATGAGGTCGGTGGGATTGCGGTGGAAACCGTCACTGAAGATGCCCACACCTCATTGCGTCTGCACCGCAAAGGTTATACCTCCGCTTATATCCGCATTCCACAAGCGGCCGGATTGGCAACAGAAAGTTTGTCTGCCCATATTGGGCAGCGTATCCGTTGGGCGCGGGGTATGGTGCAAATCTTCCGGTTGGATAACCCGCTGATGGGGAAAGGGCTGAAATTTGTCCAGCGCCTATGTTATGCCAACGCCATGTTGCATTTCTTATCGGGCATTCCGCGGTTGATCTTCCTGACTGCCCCGCTGGCATTCCTGCTGCTACATGCTTATATCATTTTCGCGCCAGCACTGGCCATCGCACTGTATGTACTGCCGCATATGATTCACGCCAGTCTGACCAACTCCCGCCTACAGGGTAAATATCGCCACTCATTCTGGAGTGAAATCTATGAAACCGTGCTGGCCTGGTATATTGCCCGCCCGACCACGGTGGCGCTGCTCAATCCTCACAAAGGGACATTTAATGTCACGGCAAAAGGCGGTTTGGTTGAAGAGCAACATGTGGACTGGGTGATTACCCGCCCTTATATGGCGCTGGTTCTGCTCAATTTGGCGGGGTTGATTGCGGGCTTGTGGCGCTTGGGCTATGGCCCGGCCACTGAAATCATGACCGTGGTCATTAGCTTGGTGTGGGTCATTTATAATATGACAATTTTAGGCGGGGCGGTGGCGGTGGCGGTTGAAGCCAAACAAGTGCGCCAATCCCACCGGGTCGAAATTGCGATGCCCGCTGGGGTAGCGCGGGCTGATGGTCACTTATTCTCCTGTACTCTGCGCGACTATTCCGATGGTGGGGTGGGGATTGAGATGCGCGAAGCCGGGTTACTGAAAGATGGCGAAGCCGTGCATTTGCTGCTTAAACGCGGCGCACAGGAATATACCTTCCCGTGTGAAGTCACCCGCGCGTTTGGCACCAAAGTCGGTATGCGGATGCATCAGCTGACTGTAGCCCAACATATTGATTTTATACAGTGTACCTTTGCTCGCGCTGACACATGGGCACTGTGGCAGGATAGCTTCCCAGAAGATAAACCGATTGAAAGCCTACGCGATGTCTTGGCGCTGGGCTTTAGAGGCTATGTTCGGATGGCCAGCTATGCACCGCCGGTGATTCGAAATGTATTGATAGGATTTACCTCCCTGATTGCTTGGGTTGCATCATTTGTACCCCATGGCGTGGATAAAAATCAGGCTCCGAGTAGCCAGGGCCAGACAATGGCTCAACATTGA
- the bcsG gene encoding cellulose biosynthesis protein BcsG yields MNAKNKQQESQSPWRYWRGLGAWNIYFLLKFALLWFGYLNFHPLPNLVFLAFLLFPIPAYRVHRWRHWIAIPIGIGLLYHDTWLPGINSIMSQGSQLTGFSLSYLIELTGRFINWAMIGAAFVILVGYLFISQWIRVTVFVVAAMIWLNIAGIAGPAFSLAPTVETAAATAAPASTEQPVAGASTVEAGGPPTDANLTAHLNAFYQQEKTRRTTFPASLPGDAQPFDLLVINICSLSWSDIEAIQLDKHPLWSKFDILFKNFNSATAYSGPASIRLLRASCGQSSHKDLYQPQDQQCYLFDNLAKLGFTSQLMMDHSGVFGNYLQNIQEDGNMRAPMMSQKGISNQLASFDGEPIYNDLELLNRWLEQQKSGGDTRSATFMNIIPLHDGNRFVGTNKTADYQARAQTLFDQLNTFLEELEKSGRKVMVVVVPEHGAALVGDKMQMSGLRDIPSPSITHIPVGIKLIGMKAPQPASPVIVSAPSSYLAISELVSRMVDGKAFTAPSVDWQTLTQGLPETAVISENDNAIVMQYQGKPYIRLNGGDWVPYPQ; encoded by the coding sequence ATGAACGCAAAAAATAAACAGCAAGAATCGCAAAGTCCGTGGCGTTATTGGCGCGGTCTGGGCGCATGGAACATCTATTTCCTGCTCAAGTTTGCCCTGCTATGGTTTGGTTACCTGAACTTCCATCCCTTGCCAAACTTGGTGTTTCTGGCCTTTCTGCTGTTCCCGATCCCGGCGTACCGCGTCCACCGCTGGCGTCACTGGATAGCTATTCCCATCGGTATTGGTTTGCTCTATCACGATACCTGGCTGCCGGGTATCAATAGCATCATGAGCCAAGGCTCCCAATTGACGGGGTTTAGTCTTAGCTATCTCATTGAATTAACTGGTCGTTTCATTAACTGGGCCATGATAGGAGCCGCCTTCGTCATTCTGGTGGGTTATCTGTTTATTTCACAATGGATCCGCGTCACTGTTTTTGTCGTCGCAGCCATGATTTGGCTGAATATCGCCGGTATTGCCGGGCCAGCATTTTCTCTGGCCCCCACAGTGGAGACTGCGGCAGCAACAGCCGCACCAGCCAGCACAGAGCAACCCGTAGCAGGGGCCAGCACTGTCGAAGCGGGTGGCCCGCCCACCGATGCGAATCTGACCGCCCATTTGAATGCTTTTTATCAGCAAGAAAAAACTCGTCGCACGACATTCCCGGCATCACTGCCTGGTGACGCGCAACCATTTGATTTATTAGTGATTAATATCTGTTCATTGTCATGGTCAGACATCGAAGCGATTCAACTGGATAAGCACCCGCTGTGGAGTAAGTTTGATATTCTGTTCAAAAACTTCAACTCAGCCACCGCCTACAGTGGCCCAGCGTCTATCCGCCTGTTACGCGCTAGTTGCGGCCAGTCATCACATAAAGACTTGTATCAGCCGCAAGACCAGCAGTGCTATCTATTTGATAACTTAGCCAAACTTGGATTTACTTCCCAGTTGATGATGGACCACTCCGGTGTCTTTGGTAATTATCTGCAAAATATCCAAGAAGACGGCAATATGCGCGCGCCAATGATGTCGCAAAAAGGCATTAGTAATCAATTAGCTTCCTTTGATGGCGAGCCGATTTATAACGATCTGGAACTGCTTAACCGCTGGCTGGAGCAGCAGAAGAGTGGTGGCGATACCCGCAGCGCAACTTTCATGAATATCATACCCTTACATGATGGCAACCGCTTCGTTGGTACTAACAAAACCGCGGATTATCAGGCGCGCGCCCAAACTCTGTTTGACCAGTTGAATACCTTCCTTGAAGAGTTGGAAAAGTCAGGTCGGAAAGTCATGGTGGTTGTGGTGCCAGAGCACGGTGCCGCTTTGGTTGGCGATAAAATGCAGATGTCTGGTCTACGCGATATCCCAAGCCCCAGCATCACGCATATCCCGGTGGGGATTAAATTGATTGGCATGAAAGCGCCACAACCCGCCAGCCCGGTGATTGTCAGCGCGCCCAGCAGCTATCTGGCTATTTCTGAATTAGTGTCACGAATGGTTGATGGCAAAGCATTTACCGCACCAAGTGTTGATTGGCAGACATTGACACAAGGTTTACCGGAAACTGCCGTCATTTCAGAAAATGATAATGCTATTGTGATGCAATATCAGGGCAAACCCTATATTCGGCTCAATGGCGGTGATTGGGTACCTTATCCTCAATAA